The Thermoleophilum album genome includes a window with the following:
- the cas7g gene encoding type I-G CRISPR-associated RAMP protein Csb1/Cas7g: protein MTNQETDANTGRGGSLIDILWEHDQVVITASLELVNGRFLQPTGFPDIGPCIYRDKDGRRWCLVESEQSMANRLEAVCMKEPGVWTDELEKLELPVIAVLDPDENHDNLLTTNLCEPHRCASSYVLDGKIDDQNTKTMKQVFEQELGLTQDGDSWPLDRRAKLERLVFALDPGALLHGFQFVQWKFVGLRQTRLVHGRLEAELADEPEVHYGMVKWDAIEPEATREERANKGQSIAAKSRIVPKKIVAWFEIDLLGLKALALDDTEKKFLLGLALWKVGAFLGNKPAFDPRSRQTLPSLRLRADCYLRCNSISWEGDSQTRQVSAEELMQALPEDRPDFASLLRELSELSKALRVEKDACGGTNSGPGGRCAQLYKGPLVEVRYKPKKKKE, encoded by the coding sequence ATGACTAACCAGGAAACGGATGCCAATACTGGCCGCGGCGGATCTTTGATCGACATTCTCTGGGAACACGACCAGGTGGTCATCACCGCCTCGCTAGAGCTGGTCAACGGCAGGTTCCTCCAGCCCACCGGCTTCCCTGACATTGGACCCTGCATCTATCGCGATAAGGATGGGAGACGCTGGTGCCTAGTGGAGAGTGAACAGAGCATGGCCAACCGGCTCGAAGCGGTTTGCATGAAGGAGCCGGGTGTGTGGACTGACGAGCTGGAAAAGTTGGAGTTGCCTGTGATCGCGGTCCTTGACCCGGACGAGAATCACGATAATCTTCTGACGACGAATCTATGCGAACCACACCGATGCGCATCGTCCTACGTGCTAGATGGAAAGATCGACGACCAAAACACAAAGACGATGAAGCAGGTGTTTGAACAAGAACTGGGACTGACACAAGATGGCGACTCCTGGCCCCTCGACAGGCGAGCCAAACTCGAGCGCCTTGTGTTCGCTCTCGATCCCGGCGCTCTGCTCCACGGCTTCCAGTTCGTGCAGTGGAAGTTCGTCGGACTCCGGCAAACTCGGCTGGTGCACGGACGACTGGAAGCGGAGCTCGCTGACGAGCCGGAGGTTCATTATGGGATGGTGAAGTGGGATGCGATAGAACCCGAGGCCACGCGCGAGGAGCGCGCGAACAAAGGTCAAAGCATCGCGGCAAAAAGCCGTATCGTGCCGAAGAAGATCGTCGCCTGGTTCGAAATCGACCTGCTCGGGCTAAAGGCCCTCGCACTCGACGACACCGAGAAGAAGTTCTTGCTAGGCCTTGCTCTCTGGAAGGTCGGTGCGTTTCTTGGCAACAAGCCCGCGTTCGACCCGCGCAGTCGCCAGACTCTGCCGAGCCTGCGGCTGCGAGCCGACTGCTACCTCCGCTGCAACTCAATCTCTTGGGAAGGGGATTCGCAGACCCGTCAAGTCAGCGCCGAAGAGCTGATGCAGGCCTTGCCCGAAGATCGGCCCGACTTCGCGAGCCTTCTGAGGGAGCTGAGCGAGCTGAGCAAAGCTCTCAGAGTCGAGAAGGATGCGTGCGGTGGCACGAATAGCGGGCCGGGTGGGCGGTGTGCCCAACTCTACAAAGGGCCGTTGGTGGAGGTTCGGTACAAGCCCAAGAAGAAGAAGGAGTAG
- the cas8g1 gene encoding type I-G CRISPR-associated protein Cas8g1/Csx17, with protein sequence MEGELMTTIVFRGVSPRSLGDLLKGYGIMAIVGEEWPDTLFWWDEAFHLVAEKQTDPSEDTKTAKKDLLNVIRERVLNWAEKEMTPLKPRRGDKRKGLSRQDSPVKSAREQDKLEPKVALWARTVGLPTFDRDGDGTEPHPLFPAHGQEGSGDYFSQIEKAAKAAVSAPEDLKWSLFAKGNAKGNAKGNPALRSTLQSGYLFFPEAMKRYATGVKEWEREKDAPVSPWCFLLALRGAMLLRGSLRRLRWGRRNYPAFPFVFEGLTVELGAGKYFRNVELHLPTWTANRPRTLAEFEMQVRQFQARLSARGFAATAAEFRAAVVGRGAGAAFDIFHRFVLEGRRPGQRQPMRQGIPRGVTRVGETGGASGRLRLMLAPLAETGWLDQFDLSDKLRAARARVDSAIHVAVDEPGFEAYRGVLDALWDLNRSILLSGALRRDFEDARRTPRPLPPLPARLWEEALQDALNSYACYRLGRAIGSILGVKAESGNAGVGPVLEHMLPVRYDRATGSWRAPDPPPSRPLRWAGLDPLADFKALLWYRWLDSADFDHLPFQGARCAPLEDVAALLRGEVDVRELHRLAGLFALLDWQNRDSDTFQPGASGSVATVPPAYAALRLWFELGIRPAPDSRPPRDGEVVRLLSIGKAEQVQRAATRALSRLRVDGLPWDEEPRPMGKAVACFEPVVPEFEAPRLAVALMVPITRKDMRALSRRLWVPMEETKTSKELGVTS encoded by the coding sequence TTGGAGGGCGAGTTGATGACTACGATTGTATTTCGCGGTGTTTCACCACGCTCCCTTGGCGACCTTTTGAAGGGTTACGGGATCATGGCCATCGTCGGGGAGGAGTGGCCGGACACACTCTTCTGGTGGGACGAGGCCTTCCACCTGGTGGCTGAGAAGCAAACTGACCCCTCGGAGGACACCAAAACCGCTAAGAAGGATCTTTTGAACGTAATCAGAGAACGCGTGCTGAATTGGGCCGAGAAGGAGATGACGCCACTCAAGCCCCGCCGAGGAGACAAGCGCAAGGGTCTTAGCCGCCAGGATTCACCCGTCAAGAGCGCTCGTGAACAAGACAAGCTAGAACCGAAGGTGGCGCTTTGGGCACGCACAGTGGGCCTGCCAACTTTCGATCGCGATGGCGACGGAACAGAGCCGCACCCGCTTTTTCCGGCGCACGGCCAGGAAGGTTCCGGAGACTACTTCTCCCAAATCGAGAAGGCTGCCAAGGCCGCCGTAAGTGCTCCCGAAGACCTCAAGTGGTCGCTTTTTGCCAAGGGAAATGCCAAGGGAAATGCCAAGGGAAACCCGGCCCTGCGGTCCACACTGCAGAGTGGATATCTGTTCTTTCCAGAGGCGATGAAGCGTTATGCGACGGGGGTTAAAGAGTGGGAACGAGAAAAGGATGCCCCGGTAAGCCCGTGGTGCTTCTTGCTCGCGCTGCGCGGAGCAATGCTGCTCCGAGGCAGCCTTCGGCGGCTGCGCTGGGGGCGCCGCAACTACCCGGCGTTTCCGTTCGTCTTTGAGGGCTTGACCGTTGAGCTCGGCGCTGGCAAGTATTTCAGGAACGTCGAGCTACACCTGCCGACGTGGACTGCGAACCGGCCCCGGACGCTTGCGGAATTCGAAATGCAGGTGCGACAGTTCCAGGCTCGGCTGTCTGCGCGCGGCTTTGCTGCCACTGCCGCTGAGTTCCGGGCTGCGGTGGTGGGGCGCGGAGCGGGCGCGGCCTTCGATATCTTCCATCGCTTCGTACTGGAAGGGCGGCGACCGGGACAGCGCCAACCCATGCGCCAGGGGATTCCCCGTGGCGTGACCCGAGTCGGTGAGACAGGTGGAGCGAGTGGCCGCCTGAGACTCATGCTCGCTCCGCTTGCTGAAACGGGTTGGTTAGATCAGTTTGACCTTTCAGACAAGCTGCGTGCGGCGCGAGCCCGGGTGGATAGCGCCATCCACGTGGCCGTAGACGAGCCCGGCTTCGAAGCCTACCGCGGCGTGCTTGACGCTCTGTGGGATTTGAACCGCTCCATTCTTCTCTCGGGCGCACTCCGCCGAGATTTCGAGGACGCTCGCCGTACGCCCCGCCCACTGCCGCCTCTCCCGGCACGGCTCTGGGAAGAAGCGCTCCAGGATGCCCTCAACTCCTATGCTTGCTACCGCCTCGGCCGCGCCATCGGCTCGATCCTGGGTGTAAAGGCGGAGAGTGGCAACGCGGGAGTTGGCCCGGTACTAGAGCACATGCTGCCAGTCAGATACGACCGGGCCACGGGATCATGGAGAGCACCCGATCCACCTCCCTCGCGCCCCCTCCGCTGGGCAGGCCTCGACCCCCTGGCTGACTTCAAAGCGCTCCTGTGGTACCGCTGGCTCGACAGCGCAGATTTCGACCATCTGCCGTTCCAGGGCGCCAGGTGCGCGCCTCTTGAGGACGTCGCCGCCCTGCTTCGGGGCGAGGTCGACGTCCGCGAGCTCCACCGTCTGGCGGGCCTCTTCGCCTTGCTCGATTGGCAGAACCGTGACTCGGACACGTTCCAGCCTGGAGCGTCTGGGAGCGTGGCGACGGTCCCACCGGCTTACGCCGCCCTCCGCTTGTGGTTCGAGCTCGGGATTAGGCCCGCCCCGGACTCGCGCCCACCGCGCGACGGGGAGGTAGTGCGTCTGCTGAGCATCGGAAAGGCAGAACAGGTCCAGCGCGCTGCGACGCGAGCCCTCTCTCGGCTTCGCGTAGACGGGCTTCCATGGGATGAAGAGCCAAGGCCGATGGGCAAGGCGGTGGCGTGTTTCGAACCGGTGGTGCCTGAGTTTGAGGCTCCGCGGTTAGCGGTGGCACTGATGGTCCCAATAACCCGGAAGGACATGCGTGCCCTTTCACGGAGGCTCTGGGTGCCGATGGAGGAAACAAAGACCTCGAAAGAACTGGGGGTGACATCATGA
- a CDS encoding type I restriction endonuclease subunit R gives MTSSAFTESTVEAAALAWLRSLGWRIAHGPEIAPGELFAERSDYGGVVLAHRLRDALARLNPELPAEAVEDAFRRLMHPEGADLVQRNRAVHRMLVDGVTVEYRTSEGAIRGAQARVIDFDDPENNDWLAVNQFTVIENRHTRRPDVVLFVNGLPLVVLELKNAADEQATIRAAYQQLQNYKQEIPSLFTYNEALVISDGLEARVGTLTADRDRFMPWRTVTGEDVAPPGIPQLEFLVKGVFDKRRFLELVRDFVVFEDEGGGKLAKKMAGYHQFHAVRVAVAETLRAAKLAHVDRVAEETGRYEAGRKPGGKPGDRRIGVVWHTQGSGKSLTMAFYAGRIIRHPAMENPTIIVLTDRNDLDGQLFGVFSRCRDLLGQDPIQAQSRAELRELLQRRQAGGVIFTTIQKFLPEERGDRYPQLSDRRNIVVIADEAHRSQYDFIDGFARHMRDALPNASFIGFTGTPLEREDKNTRAVFGDYISVYDIQRAVEDKATVPIYYESRLAKLDLPEELKPRIDEEFEEVTEGEEVERKEKLKTKWAQLEAVVGAERRLRLVAQDIVDHFEQRLATLDGKAMVVCMSRRICVELYNEIVRLRPEWHDDDDDKGEIKVVMTGSASDPPEWQPHIRTKQRREFLAKRFRDPADPFKLVIVRDMWLTGFDAPSLHTMYVDKPMRAHGLMQAIARVNRVFRDKPGGLVVDYLGVAHELKAALATYTESGGKGRAAIDQGEAVAVMREKYEVCCDLFYGFDWSRWTTGTPQERLALLPAAQEHILAQENGKERLLQAVSDLSRAFALAVPHEEALAIRDDVAFFQAVRAALSKRAPGERRTEEDLDHAIRQIVSDAIAPEGVVDLFAAAGLKKPDISILSEEFLAEVRGMPHKNLAVELLRKLLEGEIKTRRRKNVVQARSFAELLEQAIRRYQNRAVEAAQVIEELIDLAREMREADRRGEELGLSEEELAFYDALETNDSA, from the coding sequence ATGACTAGCAGCGCCTTCACCGAATCAACGGTCGAAGCCGCCGCCCTGGCCTGGCTCCGGTCGCTGGGGTGGCGGATCGCGCACGGGCCGGAGATCGCGCCTGGTGAGCTTTTCGCCGAACGTTCCGACTACGGCGGGGTGGTTCTCGCCCACCGGCTGCGCGATGCGCTCGCCCGCCTCAATCCCGAATTGCCCGCCGAAGCTGTCGAGGACGCCTTCCGCCGCTTGATGCACCCCGAAGGCGCCGATCTGGTCCAGCGCAACCGCGCCGTGCACCGGATGCTGGTGGACGGCGTCACCGTCGAGTACCGCACAAGCGAAGGGGCGATCCGCGGCGCCCAGGCACGGGTCATCGACTTCGACGATCCCGAGAACAACGACTGGCTAGCAGTTAACCAGTTCACCGTGATCGAGAACCGCCACACCCGCCGGCCGGATGTCGTGCTCTTCGTGAACGGACTGCCGCTCGTCGTCCTCGAACTCAAGAACGCAGCCGACGAGCAGGCCACCATCCGGGCCGCCTACCAACAGCTTCAGAACTACAAGCAGGAGATCCCCTCGCTTTTCACCTACAACGAGGCGCTCGTCATCTCCGACGGCCTGGAGGCTCGGGTCGGCACGCTCACGGCCGACCGAGACCGGTTCATGCCCTGGCGCACCGTCACCGGCGAAGACGTGGCGCCGCCAGGGATACCGCAGCTCGAATTCTTAGTGAAGGGCGTGTTCGACAAGCGTCGATTCCTTGAGCTCGTCCGCGACTTCGTGGTCTTCGAGGACGAAGGGGGCGGCAAGCTCGCCAAGAAGATGGCCGGCTACCACCAGTTCCATGCGGTACGGGTGGCGGTGGCCGAGACGCTGCGCGCGGCGAAGCTCGCCCATGTGGATCGGGTGGCGGAGGAGACTGGGCGCTACGAAGCGGGGCGCAAGCCCGGAGGCAAGCCGGGCGACCGCCGTATCGGCGTGGTCTGGCACACCCAGGGCTCGGGCAAGAGCCTGACGATGGCGTTCTACGCGGGCCGGATCATCCGCCACCCCGCGATGGAGAACCCGACCATCATCGTCCTCACCGACCGCAACGACTTGGACGGACAGCTCTTCGGCGTCTTCTCCCGCTGCCGTGACCTCCTCGGACAGGATCCGATCCAAGCGCAGAGCCGCGCCGAGTTACGCGAGCTGCTTCAGCGCCGGCAGGCGGGTGGGGTCATCTTCACCACCATCCAGAAGTTCCTTCCCGAGGAGAGGGGCGACCGCTACCCGCAGCTCTCCGATCGGCGCAACATCGTGGTGATCGCCGACGAGGCGCACCGCAGCCAGTACGACTTCATCGACGGCTTCGCCCGCCACATGCGCGACGCGCTGCCCAACGCCTCGTTCATCGGCTTCACGGGCACGCCGCTCGAGCGCGAGGACAAGAACACCCGCGCGGTCTTCGGCGACTACATCAGCGTCTACGACATCCAGCGCGCCGTCGAGGACAAGGCCACCGTCCCGATCTATTACGAGAGCCGGCTCGCCAAGCTCGACCTCCCGGAGGAGCTCAAGCCGAGGATCGACGAAGAGTTCGAGGAGGTCACCGAAGGCGAGGAGGTCGAGCGCAAAGAGAAGCTCAAGACCAAGTGGGCGCAGCTCGAGGCGGTGGTTGGGGCAGAGAGGCGCCTGCGCCTCGTGGCCCAGGACATCGTGGACCACTTCGAGCAGCGTCTCGCGACCCTCGATGGTAAGGCCATGGTCGTCTGCATGAGCCGGCGCATCTGCGTCGAGCTCTACAACGAGATCGTGCGTCTCCGCCCCGAATGGCACGACGACGATGACGACAAGGGCGAGATCAAGGTGGTGATGACCGGCTCCGCCTCGGACCCCCCAGAGTGGCAGCCCCACATCCGTACCAAGCAGCGCCGCGAGTTCCTCGCCAAGCGTTTCCGCGACCCCGCCGACCCCTTCAAGCTGGTCATCGTGCGCGACATGTGGCTCACGGGGTTCGACGCCCCTTCGCTGCACACGATGTACGTGGACAAGCCGATGCGCGCCCATGGGCTCATGCAGGCCATCGCCCGGGTGAACCGGGTCTTCCGCGACAAGCCCGGAGGGCTGGTGGTGGACTACCTAGGCGTCGCCCACGAGCTCAAAGCCGCACTCGCCACCTACACCGAGAGCGGCGGAAAGGGCCGCGCCGCGATCGACCAGGGCGAGGCGGTCGCGGTCATGCGGGAGAAGTACGAGGTCTGCTGCGACCTCTTCTACGGTTTCGACTGGTCGCGCTGGACGACCGGCACGCCCCAGGAGCGCCTGGCGCTTCTGCCGGCCGCCCAGGAGCACATCTTGGCCCAGGAGAACGGCAAGGAGCGTCTCCTCCAGGCCGTCTCTGATCTCTCCCGCGCGTTCGCGTTGGCGGTGCCGCACGAGGAGGCGTTGGCGATCCGCGACGACGTGGCCTTCTTCCAGGCGGTCCGTGCAGCGCTTTCCAAGCGCGCCCCCGGCGAACGGCGCACGGAGGAGGACCTCGACCACGCCATCCGCCAGATCGTCTCCGACGCCATCGCGCCCGAGGGCGTGGTGGACCTCTTCGCGGCCGCCGGGCTGAAGAAACCCGACATCTCGATCCTCTCCGAGGAGTTCCTGGCCGAGGTGCGGGGGATGCCGCATAAGAACCTGGCCGTGGAGCTGTTGCGCAAGCTCCTCGAGGGCGAGATCAAGACCCGCCGCCGCAAGAACGTGGTCCAGGCCCGCTCGTTCGCCGAGCTCCTCGAGCAGGCCATCCGCCGCTACCAGAACCGGGCGGTGGAAGCCGCGCAGGTGATCGAGGAGCTGATCGACCTAGCGAGGGAGATGCGCGAGGCCGACCGCCGAGGCGAAGAGCTGGGCCTCAGCGAGGAGGAGCTCGCCTTCTACGACGCGCTCGAGACCAACGACAGCGCGG
- a CDS encoding Kiwa anti-phage protein KwaB-like domain-containing protein, with protein sequence MKLEFDLASVTVTEFGVGRDDGDGQAFVAVPVDAGVQAALHEMVQATWDAMQNDEDGPARYEPSEKHGSTEYCYVPLADEMASAVRDLHEATNLDIDAAALADPTNVFCYFVRLTDKKNRRLTAVRRASQFKGVLKSKNRLVHMLDDTLKIIDDTVFKLDNDFDLLIDGKNVHILRPSGFEFVGKLQRAILNAVPENIKAIRKDLFFVDFTGIEAYAAEHTRAARYLASIRTQGATTNIDQALLKKACEQTGVEISESNGKLVITDGHEMGFLQLLDRRRYELELVRGQPERFKAASRTRLND encoded by the coding sequence ATGAAGCTGGAGTTCGATCTCGCGAGTGTGACGGTCACGGAGTTCGGCGTCGGCCGGGACGACGGTGACGGGCAGGCGTTCGTGGCTGTGCCCGTGGATGCGGGCGTGCAGGCCGCACTCCACGAGATGGTGCAGGCAACCTGGGACGCCATGCAGAACGACGAGGACGGTCCGGCCAGGTACGAACCGTCCGAGAAGCACGGGAGCACGGAGTACTGCTATGTGCCGCTGGCGGACGAAATGGCCTCCGCCGTGCGCGACCTGCACGAGGCGACCAATCTTGATATCGATGCCGCAGCCCTGGCAGACCCGACCAACGTGTTCTGCTACTTCGTGCGACTGACCGACAAAAAGAACCGGCGGTTGACCGCTGTGCGCCGCGCGTCCCAGTTCAAGGGCGTGCTCAAGAGCAAGAACCGCCTCGTTCATATGCTTGACGATACGTTGAAAATTATCGACGACACCGTGTTCAAGCTGGATAATGACTTCGACCTGCTGATTGATGGAAAGAACGTTCACATCCTGCGGCCCAGCGGCTTCGAGTTCGTTGGAAAGCTTCAGCGGGCGATCCTCAATGCAGTGCCAGAAAACATCAAGGCGATCAGGAAGGACCTGTTCTTCGTGGACTTCACTGGGATCGAGGCCTACGCCGCCGAGCACACGCGGGCGGCGCGTTACCTCGCATCGATCCGGACGCAGGGGGCGACGACGAACATCGACCAAGCCTTGCTGAAGAAGGCCTGCGAGCAAACGGGCGTCGAGATTAGCGAGTCGAATGGCAAACTCGTGATCACGGATGGCCACGAGATGGGGTTCCTCCAACTGCTGGATCGTCGGCGGTACGAACTCGAACTCGTGAGGGGGCAGCCTGAGCGTTTCAAGGCTGCTAGCAGGACCAGGTTGAATGACTAG
- the cas3g gene encoding type I-G CRISPR-associated helicase/endonuclease Cas3g encodes MNESQAKDLLRQALGFKEGETLYPWQEELLDLMLKGEVPELIDIPTGLGKTSVIAVWLVARKCGAQLPRRLVYCLPMRVLVEQTRSRAVRWAQNVGLLAGEAQFAGNDLTHYEIDWTARDKVAVVTLLGGEVQRDWREYPERSAIIIGTQDMLLSRALNRGFAMAPQLWPVDFGFLNVDTLWVMDEVQLMGSGRTTSVQLQTFWDEARHRHGTRQTVWMSATLGSQKGVCTLPDWMQTPERKQRELSRPAQTYSDKDLQNEQFLTRWTAPKSLELHLEPDPAHVGQVSKERRSRRSKGAVAATSSGWTLQSHELLERIRSAAQGGRTVLVFVNQVNRACALYEKLREKLREDGDAGPEVLLLHARMRPRERKAIYEQKLGAPVPPGGRVIVATQVLEAGVDIDADALFTELCPWPSLVQRLGRLNRSGTRPSTTDVREGHRDPAPAIVFEPLPPERKQGESSKEYAERRRRGAASPYEAEALDEARCQLKEVMESHSGSVSPETLAKIPVSLPVDGPVLRRFDLDDLFDTDPDLSGGHYDVGPFIRGVDRDVDAYVLWRRIDGGLDPDQQVPIHPDELCPVPFYEVRDALRDRDVWVLSLATGRNRGAAWRKARGTDIRAGDTVMVDIGVGSYKAGFGWTPGAKEPPGEIVDRWTHGDRAMVRAWIRIDRGTAEVIDDRIVGVRARHEDPRSFAKRWMELELHLQEAEQNAQDLVTALKLPADLRDSVTSAARWHDVGKALERDERGELRRPFQDMLRAAGKREDGHPKPDVLYAKSNRHGGKPAGFRHELASLLAFLQADQADDLAAFLILAHHGKVRLLPEAWDDENPNDLCGVRREDRIPKNALSRGTVGSWVLNPDILLPSRSGPGWQGRVRRLLQDYGPFLLAYLEGLVRVADWRAS; translated from the coding sequence ATGAACGAGTCTCAAGCCAAGGACTTGCTACGCCAGGCTTTGGGCTTCAAAGAAGGAGAGACACTCTACCCGTGGCAGGAAGAGCTTCTTGATCTAATGCTCAAAGGTGAAGTACCGGAACTAATCGACATCCCAACTGGGCTTGGGAAAACGTCAGTGATTGCGGTGTGGCTCGTGGCGCGGAAGTGCGGAGCCCAACTGCCCAGACGGCTTGTTTACTGCCTCCCGATGCGCGTGCTGGTGGAGCAGACCCGATCTCGGGCGGTGCGCTGGGCCCAGAACGTGGGATTGCTGGCTGGTGAAGCTCAGTTCGCTGGTAATGACCTCACGCACTACGAGATCGACTGGACCGCTCGTGACAAGGTCGCTGTCGTTACGCTGTTGGGCGGCGAAGTGCAGAGAGACTGGCGCGAATACCCCGAGCGTTCGGCAATCATCATTGGGACGCAGGACATGCTTCTGTCGCGTGCGCTGAACCGCGGTTTCGCTATGGCACCCCAGCTTTGGCCGGTCGACTTCGGGTTTCTAAACGTTGACACCTTGTGGGTCATGGACGAGGTGCAGCTCATGGGCTCCGGCCGCACGACGAGCGTTCAGCTGCAGACGTTCTGGGATGAGGCGCGACATCGCCACGGCACGCGCCAAACGGTGTGGATGAGCGCTACTTTAGGCAGCCAAAAGGGGGTCTGCACGCTGCCTGACTGGATGCAGACACCCGAGCGGAAGCAACGAGAGCTGTCGCGGCCGGCTCAGACGTACTCAGACAAGGACCTTCAGAACGAACAGTTCCTGACCCGATGGACTGCCCCAAAGTCTCTTGAGCTGCACCTCGAACCCGACCCTGCTCATGTTGGCCAGGTAAGCAAAGAGCGGAGAAGCCGAAGGTCCAAAGGTGCCGTGGCGGCAACGAGCTCAGGTTGGACCCTGCAAAGCCACGAACTTCTTGAGCGCATCCGTAGCGCAGCGCAAGGCGGTCGGACGGTGCTGGTATTCGTCAACCAGGTAAACAGGGCATGCGCGCTGTACGAGAAGCTTCGTGAGAAGCTTCGAGAGGACGGGGACGCTGGACCTGAGGTGTTGCTTCTTCACGCGCGGATGCGGCCGCGAGAACGCAAGGCCATTTATGAACAGAAGCTCGGAGCGCCTGTGCCACCCGGAGGCAGAGTCATCGTCGCGACCCAAGTGCTCGAGGCGGGCGTGGACATTGACGCCGACGCGCTATTCACGGAGCTATGCCCGTGGCCCTCTCTCGTGCAGCGTCTCGGACGGCTCAACCGGAGCGGCACCAGGCCGAGCACAACGGACGTTCGGGAGGGTCATAGGGATCCCGCTCCGGCCATCGTGTTCGAGCCGCTACCGCCAGAACGCAAGCAGGGCGAGTCTTCGAAAGAGTACGCGGAACGACGGAGGCGCGGGGCCGCCTCGCCCTATGAGGCAGAGGCGCTGGACGAGGCACGTTGCCAGCTGAAGGAGGTAATGGAAAGTCACTCCGGTTCTGTCTCACCGGAAACGTTGGCGAAGATTCCGGTGTCACTTCCAGTCGATGGCCCGGTGCTGAGGCGCTTCGATCTTGATGATCTCTTCGACACCGATCCGGATCTGAGTGGCGGGCATTACGATGTCGGTCCGTTCATCCGCGGAGTGGACCGGGACGTCGATGCGTATGTGCTCTGGCGACGGATCGACGGCGGTCTCGATCCCGACCAGCAGGTGCCGATCCATCCTGATGAGCTCTGCCCTGTGCCGTTCTACGAGGTGCGCGATGCCCTAAGGGACCGTGACGTCTGGGTCCTCAGCCTCGCGACTGGCCGGAACCGGGGCGCGGCTTGGCGCAAGGCACGAGGAACTGACATCCGCGCCGGGGATACCGTAATGGTGGACATCGGCGTAGGCTCGTATAAAGCAGGGTTTGGCTGGACGCCTGGGGCTAAGGAGCCTCCCGGTGAGATCGTCGATCGATGGACCCATGGCGACAGGGCGATGGTACGCGCCTGGATACGGATCGACCGTGGGACGGCGGAGGTGATCGACGACCGCATCGTGGGGGTGCGTGCTCGCCATGAGGACCCGCGTAGCTTCGCAAAGCGATGGATGGAGCTTGAGCTGCATTTGCAGGAGGCGGAGCAGAACGCCCAAGATTTGGTGACAGCCCTGAAGTTGCCGGCAGATCTTCGCGATTCGGTGACGTCCGCTGCTCGATGGCACGACGTGGGGAAGGCACTGGAGCGCGACGAGCGCGGTGAGTTACGCCGGCCGTTCCAAGACATGCTGCGCGCGGCCGGAAAGCGAGAGGATGGTCATCCCAAGCCCGATGTCTTGTATGCGAAGTCGAACCGCCACGGCGGCAAGCCGGCCGGCTTCCGCCATGAGCTGGCATCGCTACTTGCCTTCCTCCAGGCAGACCAAGCTGACGACCTCGCGGCCTTCTTAATCCTCGCCCATCACGGCAAGGTGCGGCTCCTGCCGGAGGCCTGGGACGACGAGAATCCCAACGACCTTTGCGGTGTGCGCCGAGAGGACCGCATCCCGAAGAACGCCCTGTCTCGTGGAACAGTCGGGTCTTGGGTACTCAACCCGGATATCCTGTTGCCTTCACGCAGTGGACCAGGCTGGCAGGGTCGCGTCCGCCGGCTGCTACAAGACTACGGCCCGTTTCTTCTTGCGTACCTGGAAGGGCTGGTGCGGGTGGCGGATTGGAGGGCGAGTTGA